The following proteins are co-located in the Brevibacillus laterosporus DSM 25 genome:
- a CDS encoding DUF47 domain-containing protein: MIFRPKDDKFFSTLSQIVGIIEESAQYFAQFPEKNDGDLVTFSSVMKDYEHKADTHIHKVIMELNKAFITPIEREDILALAVKLDDVLDGFEELSSRLEIYNIQKWDEHMEEFTVLLLAATKEITGATDLLFQKKMNEIHPYVVRINDLESKADAVLDRSIRQLFASQKDPIAIMQYKEIYEMFEGVADSCEDVANALETIIMRNV; the protein is encoded by the coding sequence ATGATTTTTAGACCAAAGGACGATAAATTTTTTAGCACGTTGAGCCAGATTGTAGGTATAATTGAGGAGTCTGCTCAGTATTTTGCCCAGTTTCCTGAGAAGAACGATGGGGATCTGGTTACCTTCTCTAGTGTCATGAAAGACTACGAGCATAAGGCAGATACACACATACATAAAGTAATTATGGAGTTAAATAAGGCATTTATCACACCGATTGAGCGTGAAGACATCTTGGCTTTGGCTGTTAAGCTGGACGATGTGCTAGACGGTTTTGAAGAGCTGTCCTCTCGCTTGGAGATTTATAATATCCAAAAGTGGGACGAGCACATGGAGGAGTTTACTGTTCTATTACTTGCGGCTACCAAGGAGATTACAGGAGCAACCGATCTGCTGTTCCAAAAGAAAATGAATGAGATTCATCCCTATGTAGTAAGGATTAACGACCTAGAATCAAAAGCGGATGCAGTGTTAGATAGAAGTATTCGTCAACTTTTTGCTTCTCAAAAGGACCCGATTGCCATCATGCAGTATAAAGAGATTTATGAGATGTTCGAAGGCGTTGCAGATAGCTGTGAAGATGTAGCCAATGCACTTGAAACGATCATCATGCGAAATGTCTAA
- a CDS encoding TetR/AcrR family transcriptional regulator, with protein sequence MRKESTNDKILQATIDLLKEQGYRATTTKAIAEKAGVNEVTIFRNFGSKDKIMEMIVQRHTFQMDNIRDYFTWELEVDLLHIGQYFLRQLTEMQDIISISFRDPTVFAELVKKISIQPNQFKQMLTDYFAKMKEKGKIADIDCVATAELFICLTTGYFFMRFSLCRSLITLNEQEIIHHTINTFIRGISPGTPSD encoded by the coding sequence ATGAGGAAAGAATCGACAAATGATAAAATTCTGCAGGCTACAATAGACTTGTTAAAGGAACAAGGCTACAGAGCTACGACTACAAAAGCAATTGCCGAAAAAGCCGGAGTCAATGAAGTGACGATTTTTAGGAACTTTGGCAGTAAAGACAAAATTATGGAAATGATCGTGCAAAGGCACACTTTTCAGATGGACAACATAAGAGATTACTTCACATGGGAACTGGAAGTGGACCTGTTACATATCGGCCAATATTTTTTGCGGCAACTTACTGAGATGCAGGATATTATTTCAATTAGTTTTCGAGACCCAACTGTGTTTGCTGAGCTTGTGAAAAAAATCTCGATACAACCAAATCAATTTAAACAAATGCTGACTGATTATTTTGCTAAAATGAAGGAAAAGGGTAAGATAGCTGATATTGATTGTGTTGCTACGGCAGAATTATTTATTTGTCTCACCACAGGCTACTTTTTTATGCGATTTAGTCTGTGCCGTTCGTTAATTACGTTGAATGAGCAAGAAATAATACACCATACTATAAACACATTCATCCGAGGGATATCACCTGGGACTCCTTCTGATTAG
- a CDS encoding permease, with translation MFFSALLQTFVSDETVRKWTPRHPMIAIPFATMLGFIFPICECAIVPIVRRLIHKGMPVYVGMIFLLAGPIVNPVVMAATYTAFPTEPQMVLYRTLFAFIVAAVVGIILFFTQKTTPLKLGSEYEITHEQQHLHKQTRKLSSTFTHAVDEFFDMGKFLIFGALISAIIQVYVARDDLISFADTPLYANLTMMGLGFIFSLCSEADAFIAASFSNTFSKGSLLAFMVFGPMIDLKNTLLLLSVFRIGFVAKFICLVTLSVLLLTLFYPL, from the coding sequence GTGTTTTTTTCTGCATTATTACAAACCTTCGTTAGTGATGAGACCGTGAGAAAATGGACACCTAGGCATCCAATGATAGCTATTCCGTTTGCTACCATGCTAGGTTTTATCTTTCCTATCTGTGAGTGTGCCATCGTACCAATTGTGCGACGTTTGATTCATAAGGGTATGCCGGTTTATGTGGGAATGATTTTCTTGTTAGCAGGCCCAATCGTTAATCCAGTTGTGATGGCAGCAACATATACTGCGTTTCCAACTGAACCGCAAATGGTATTATATCGAACGCTGTTTGCCTTTATCGTTGCAGCCGTGGTAGGAATTATTCTCTTTTTCACACAAAAAACCACCCCCTTGAAGTTGGGTAGTGAATATGAAATAACGCATGAACAACAGCATCTTCATAAGCAAACAAGAAAGCTTAGTAGTACATTTACTCACGCGGTCGATGAATTTTTTGATATGGGAAAATTTCTTATCTTTGGAGCGTTGATCAGCGCAATTATTCAAGTGTATGTTGCTAGAGATGACCTGATTTCTTTTGCGGATACTCCCCTCTACGCCAATCTAACAATGATGGGGCTCGGGTTTATTTTCTCCCTTTGCTCGGAAGCAGATGCTTTTATTGCGGCGTCGTTCTCTAACACTTTTAGCAAAGGTTCTTTACTTGCTTTCATGGTGTTTGGTCCGATGATCGACTTAAAGAATACCCTACTGCTACTAAGTGTTTTCCGAATCGGTTTTGTGGCCAAATTTATTTGTTTAGTTACGTTATCTGTTTTGCTACTAACCCTATTCTATCCCTTATAA
- a CDS encoding DUF1980 domain-containing protein — protein sequence MRSLILLGFSLVLAHLLWTGSITFYLAPRLHTLCYVTFVILLLLTGSSFWQIRQAKNQSEEICDCGGLHGLPSSRWSSTFVYGLFLLPVFMGLFMPDKVLDSAIAKQKGINLLQGDAKKLLSKETEKNRVDATNNSVDIESSSSQANTSASTNLLQLPAQTPMALLLSVPPILSLHRKSGRCLRGLVISIRSSLLRCTRILS from the coding sequence ATGCGTAGCCTTATCTTGCTAGGCTTTTCGCTGGTCTTAGCTCATCTGCTTTGGACAGGCTCCATTACTTTTTATCTGGCACCCCGTTTACATACTTTATGTTATGTTACCTTTGTTATTTTACTGTTATTAACGGGAAGCAGTTTTTGGCAAATACGACAGGCAAAGAATCAAAGCGAAGAAATATGCGATTGTGGTGGGCTACATGGATTACCATCTTCTCGCTGGAGTAGTACATTTGTGTATGGACTCTTTCTGCTTCCTGTTTTTATGGGATTGTTTATGCCTGATAAAGTGCTAGATAGTGCGATAGCCAAGCAAAAAGGGATTAATCTTTTGCAGGGAGATGCAAAAAAGTTACTTTCAAAGGAGACTGAAAAGAACCGTGTAGATGCTACAAATAACTCTGTAGACATAGAGTCATCTAGCTCTCAGGCAAATACTTCAGCTAGTACAAACCTACTACAACTACCAGCCCAAACACCAATGGCACTACTTTTAAGCGTCCCCCCAATACTCTCTCTACACAGGAAGTCCGGAAGATGTTTGAGGGGTTTGGTGATTTCTATCAGGAGTTCGCTACTTCGTTGTACCAGGATCCTGTCCTGA
- a CDS encoding TIGR03943 family putative permease subunit — translation MFEGFGDFYQEFATSLYQDPVLKLTDQNFLDGLTVLSVFTHEFDGHPLELMGFVYRQPNMQENEFVVARFSVSCCTADARVSGVLVQSPNAKEFKTDSWVKVNGALGLTTYEGNELLVLQAKQISQVPAPKDPYVYYSAIPNN, via the coding sequence ATGTTTGAGGGGTTTGGTGATTTCTATCAGGAGTTCGCTACTTCGTTGTACCAGGATCCTGTCCTGAAACTAACCGATCAAAACTTTTTAGATGGTTTAACTGTACTATCTGTGTTTACTCATGAATTTGATGGCCATCCGTTAGAACTGATGGGATTTGTCTACCGTCAGCCCAATATGCAAGAAAATGAATTTGTAGTGGCTCGTTTCTCTGTGTCATGTTGTACCGCAGACGCACGGGTATCTGGAGTTCTCGTTCAATCGCCCAATGCCAAGGAATTTAAGACAGATAGCTGGGTTAAGGTGAATGGAGCATTAGGTTTGACAACGTATGAAGGCAATGAACTACTCGTATTACAAGCGAAGCAAATCTCACAGGTTCCTGCACCAAAAGACCCTTACGTCTATTATTCCGCCATTCCTAACAATTAG
- a CDS encoding FAD-dependent oxidoreductase, with the protein MHKELETEVAIIGGGVGGFAAALGAARLGKKVVLTEETDWIGGQFTSQAVPPDEHRWIEQFGCTQTYRQFRNQVRDYYRQHFPLTTEARLTYNLDPGNGSVSRLCADPRVYLSVMEEMLAPYVHSGLVTIITRCKATSVETDGDTVCSVTLSQCDSGITFTIKAPYFLDATECGDLLPMANVEYVTGAESQYDTGEPHAIDGDARPFDIQASTYVFAMDYVEGENHIIDKPADYDFWRNYKPDFWPARQLSFTAADPRTLQPIEYSLFPDTEKFSLYTYRRIIDQLNFVPGTFSTDITLVNWPQNDYWLAPIYDLPEEDVSKHLYQAKQLSLSLLYWMQTEAPRPDGKEGYPGLRLRPDVMGTTDGLAKYPYIRESRRIKAAFTVLEQHVSAEWRGDEGAEPFLDTIGIGSYRIDLHPTTEGTNYIDVASLPFQIPLGALIPIRVNNLLPACKNIGTTHITNGCYRLHPVEWNIGESAGMLAAFCVEKGYQPREVWEDSTKLKDYQQLLTKQGVELFWPKLSAV; encoded by the coding sequence ATGCATAAGGAATTAGAAACAGAGGTTGCCATTATTGGTGGCGGTGTAGGCGGATTTGCAGCAGCATTAGGCGCCGCACGACTCGGAAAAAAAGTAGTACTTACAGAAGAGACAGACTGGATTGGAGGGCAATTTACCAGTCAAGCCGTTCCACCTGATGAACATCGTTGGATTGAACAGTTCGGTTGTACCCAAACCTATCGCCAATTTCGCAATCAGGTGCGCGACTACTACCGTCAGCATTTCCCGTTGACGACAGAAGCTCGATTAACATACAATCTTGATCCTGGTAACGGCAGTGTCAGTCGGCTATGTGCCGATCCACGTGTCTATTTATCCGTCATGGAAGAAATGTTAGCACCTTATGTACATAGCGGACTGGTTACGATTATAACCCGCTGCAAAGCGACTTCTGTTGAAACAGATGGGGATACCGTTTGCTCTGTTACGCTTTCCCAGTGTGATAGCGGTATTACCTTTACCATAAAAGCACCTTATTTCCTAGATGCTACAGAATGCGGAGATCTTTTACCAATGGCTAACGTCGAATATGTTACGGGAGCTGAATCTCAATACGATACGGGTGAGCCTCATGCTATAGACGGGGATGCAAGACCTTTTGACATTCAAGCTTCGACATATGTGTTTGCTATGGACTATGTGGAAGGAGAAAACCACATCATAGATAAACCAGCAGACTACGACTTTTGGCGGAATTACAAGCCTGATTTTTGGCCAGCTCGTCAGCTAAGCTTTACAGCTGCAGACCCTAGAACATTACAACCAATTGAATATTCCCTGTTCCCTGATACTGAAAAATTTTCTTTATATACCTATCGTCGAATCATTGATCAATTAAATTTTGTTCCTGGTACCTTTTCTACAGATATTACTCTGGTAAACTGGCCACAAAACGATTATTGGCTAGCCCCTATTTATGACCTTCCAGAAGAAGATGTCTCTAAGCATTTGTATCAAGCGAAACAATTAAGCTTATCGCTATTGTACTGGATGCAAACAGAGGCACCTCGACCAGATGGTAAGGAAGGATATCCTGGATTACGCTTACGACCTGATGTGATGGGAACTACGGATGGATTAGCTAAATATCCATACATTCGAGAATCTCGACGTATTAAAGCAGCATTTACTGTTCTTGAACAGCATGTGAGCGCAGAATGGAGGGGTGATGAGGGTGCCGAACCGTTCCTAGATACGATTGGTATTGGTAGCTATCGCATTGATTTGCATCCAACCACGGAAGGTACAAACTATATAGATGTTGCCTCTTTGCCATTTCAAATCCCATTGGGCGCGCTAATCCCTATTCGAGTTAATAATCTATTGCCTGCTTGCAAAAACATTGGGACGACTCACATCACGAACGGTTGTTATCGACTGCATCCCGTCGAATGGAATATCGGGGAGTCAGCAGGGATGCTAGCCGCTTTTTGTGTCGAAAAAGGATATCAACCTAGAGAAGTGTGGGAGGATTCTACCAAGCTAAAAGATTATCAACAATTACTAACCAAGCAAGGAGTAGAGTTGTTCTGGCCTAAGCTCTCAGCTGTCTAA
- a CDS encoding SMI1/KNR4 family protein yields the protein MKKQIEELERLLSIKVGEDVQEEYDNYLSLKGASAENLQEIETLFDIKLPEDFKEFYRYKNGSGYHFHILYPEYGEGCIEPFYLYSLDEMKETKGYFCDNDELLSEYYDEQEISHLDARIKPYLFNKKWFPFAQLAGGSLYLMLDYDPASDGKTGQIIAYVHDPDFIYYVADSFTNLVKHSNINLQDWEEIDY from the coding sequence ATGAAGAAACAGATTGAAGAGCTTGAACGGTTGTTATCTATTAAAGTCGGCGAAGATGTACAAGAAGAATATGACAATTATCTTTCTCTGAAAGGGGCATCCGCAGAAAACCTTCAGGAAATTGAAACGCTCTTTGATATCAAGCTACCTGAAGATTTTAAAGAATTTTATCGTTATAAGAATGGTAGCGGCTACCACTTTCATATTTTATATCCTGAATATGGTGAAGGCTGTATAGAACCTTTTTATTTATACTCCCTTGACGAAATGAAAGAAACAAAAGGCTATTTTTGCGATAATGATGAACTCCTTAGCGAATATTATGATGAACAAGAGATCTCACATCTAGATGCTAGAATTAAGCCTTATCTATTCAACAAGAAATGGTTTCCATTTGCTCAATTAGCGGGCGGCAGTCTGTATCTTATGCTAGATTATGATCCAGCCTCAGACGGAAAAACAGGACAGATTATCGCCTATGTTCATGATCCAGATTTTATTTATTATGTTGCTGACAGCTTTACTAATCTAGTAAAACATTCAAATATAAATTTACAGGATTGGGAAGAGATTGACTATTAA
- a CDS encoding VOC family protein, translating to MIRKYVHHICIQTNTYKESLQFYQEALGFKLVQETPHFHQREFNTWLSLDSFYIELQTGKAGELLDPPNTNAQGLVHLCLWVENLDAELQRVKSLGHRVKMKDGQEIYTVENGRLLKLLAPEGTIIELRDNQSV from the coding sequence ATGATTCGTAAATATGTTCATCACATTTGTATCCAAACAAATACATATAAGGAATCGTTACAGTTTTATCAAGAAGCGTTAGGATTTAAGCTCGTTCAGGAAACACCTCATTTTCACCAACGTGAATTTAATACATGGTTAAGTCTAGATTCCTTTTACATCGAACTTCAAACTGGGAAAGCTGGTGAATTACTAGATCCTCCTAACACCAATGCCCAAGGACTTGTCCATCTGTGTTTGTGGGTGGAAAATTTGGATGCAGAGCTTCAACGAGTGAAGAGTTTAGGCCACCGCGTAAAAATGAAGGATGGACAGGAAATCTATACCGTGGAAAATGGGCGGTTGCTAAAATTACTCGCTCCTGAAGGAACGATTATCGAGCTTAGAGATAATCAGAGTGTCTAA